The Halalkalicoccus subterraneus genome contains the following window.
CGCTACGACGAGATCTGGCAGCTACTCGCCGATCGACGCTACAGCTCGATCACCCACTTCGACATCGAGGCGGCGGTCTCGAACACCGCCGTCACCGGCTTCCGGATGTACCCCTTTGACGAGGGGGTCTACAGCTTCGCGCTGTACAACCCCACGGAGGCCCAGGCGATGTGGCTCGACCGCGAGGAGTGACGACTCGACGGGCGAACCCACGCGTTTACAATGACTGCACGAACACATGATTGTAGTAGCGGATTAACATGAGCTTACGACGTTTCATACTGAATCGCATCCTCTCGATCGTCCCGATCCTGTTCGGGGTGTCGGTGATCACGTTCGGGCTGGTCCATCTGACGCCCGGGGACCCGGTCAGTCAGATGGTCGCGCTGAACCCCGACATCACGCCGGCACAGGAGGCACAGATACGCGCGCGCTACGGCCTCGACGGACCGGTCTGGCAGCAGTACCTGACGTGGATGTCGAACGTGCTGACGGGCGATTTCGGCACGGTCGTCCGAACCAACCGCGAGGTCTCGGAGATCGTTCTCGGACGGCTGCCCGAAACGATCGCGCTGGGGCTGTTCGGCTGGGCGTTCGGCCTCCTCATCGCGATCCCGACGGGGATCTACGCGGCGGTCAACAAGGACCGATTCGGCGATACGATCAGTCGGTTTCTCGCGCTGTCGGGCATCTCGATCCCGAACTTCTGGCTCGGGCTGATGCTCATTCTCGTCGGCGCGCTCTGGCTGGGCTGGTGGCCGGTGCTCGCACCCTCGCGACTGCCGCTGTACCACCCCGAAATGCTGTGGTACCTGATCCTACCCGGGCTGACAATCGGGACCGCCGCGGCGGCGAGCATCATGCGCGTGATGCGCACCTCGATGGCCGAGGAACTGAACAAGGAGTACGTGACCGCCGCCCGCGCGAAGGGCCTGCCCGAGCGCCAAGTCGTGCTCAAACACGTCCTGCGAAACTCGCTGATCTCGGTCGTGACGCTCGCGGCGACGCTGACGGCGAGCATCGTCGCCGGGTCGGTCGTCGTCGAGACCGTCTTCAACTGGCCGGGACTCGGCCGGGCGTTCATCGACGCCATCAAC
Protein-coding sequences here:
- a CDS encoding ABC transporter permease, with product MSLRRFILNRILSIVPILFGVSVITFGLVHLTPGDPVSQMVALNPDITPAQEAQIRARYGLDGPVWQQYLTWMSNVLTGDFGTVVRTNREVSEIVLGRLPETIALGLFGWAFGLLIAIPTGIYAAVNKDRFGDTISRFLALSGISIPNFWLGLMLILVGALWLGWWPVLAPSRLPLYHPEMLWYLILPGLTIGTAAAASIMRVMRTSMAEELNKEYVTAARAKGLPERQVVLKHVLRNSLISVVTLAATLTASIVAGSVVVETVFNWPGLGRAFIDAIN